In Streptomyces sp. NBC_01717, one DNA window encodes the following:
- the iolC gene encoding 5-dehydro-2-deoxygluconokinase — MNANQGPETPFDVITMGRIGVDIYPLQTGVALPAVESFGKCLGGSATNVAVAAARLGCRAAVISRTGRNPFGDYCRQALTEEFGVDARWVTEVPEYPTPVTFCEIFPPDDFPLYFYRQPRAPDLEIHSKELNLAVICAARIFWMTGTGLCEQPSRTATLTALAARSAARTAKEAGAAQTATIFDLDWRPMFWHSGPEEARAYYTQALRHATVTVGNLEECALATGEREPRACAEALLAAGVELAVVKQGPKGVLAVHRDGTEAEVPPHPVEVVNGLGAGDAFGGALCHGLLSGWDLTAIMRYANAAGALVASRLACSSAMPTTAEVDALLSSAEVPG; from the coding sequence GGAGTCCTTCGGCAAGTGCCTGGGCGGATCGGCCACCAATGTGGCGGTCGCCGCCGCGCGGCTCGGCTGCCGCGCGGCGGTGATCAGCCGCACCGGGCGAAACCCGTTCGGCGACTACTGCCGCCAGGCGCTGACCGAAGAGTTCGGCGTGGACGCGCGGTGGGTCACGGAGGTGCCGGAGTACCCGACTCCGGTCACCTTCTGTGAGATCTTCCCGCCCGATGACTTCCCGCTGTACTTCTACCGGCAGCCGAGGGCGCCGGATCTGGAGATCCACTCGAAGGAGCTGAACCTCGCCGTGATCTGCGCGGCCCGGATCTTCTGGATGACCGGAACCGGGCTCTGCGAGCAGCCCAGCCGCACGGCGACCCTGACGGCCCTGGCCGCCAGGAGCGCGGCGCGTACGGCGAAGGAGGCGGGCGCCGCGCAGACCGCCACCATCTTCGACCTGGACTGGCGCCCGATGTTCTGGCACTCCGGTCCCGAGGAGGCGCGCGCGTACTACACGCAGGCACTGCGCCACGCCACGGTCACCGTCGGCAACCTTGAGGAGTGCGCGCTCGCCACTGGCGAGCGCGAGCCCCGTGCCTGCGCCGAGGCGCTGCTCGCCGCCGGGGTCGAGCTGGCCGTCGTCAAACAGGGCCCCAAGGGCGTCCTGGCCGTGCACCGGGACGGCACCGAGGCCGAGGTCCCGCCGCACCCGGTCGAGGTGGTCAACGGGCTTGGCGCGGGTGACGCGTTCGGCGGGGCCCTGTGCCACGGCCTGCTGTCGGGCTGGGACCTGACGGCGATCATGCGCTACGCGAACGCGGCCGGCGCCCTGGTCGCCTCCCGCCTCGCCTGCTCCTCCGCGATGCCGACCACCGCCGAGGTCGACGCGCTTCTCAGCTCCGCTGAGGTGCCGGGGTGA
- a CDS encoding Cgl0159 family (beta/alpha)8-fold protein, translated as MSLTISDLTAVRSSHPEAIAEAAARRVRRPLVGDGGRLMIVAADHPARGALAVGGQRLAMANRNELLDRLTIALSRPGVDGVLATADILDDLLLLGALDNKVVLCSMNRGGLAGSSFELDDRFTGYRPQDIERHRFDGGKLLLRIDYDDTGSLATMESAARAIDEMAERRLPVFVEPFISRRVDGRVCNDLSGEAVATAIAVASGLGGTSAYTWLKLPVTADLDDMAEAVESSTLPAVVLGGEVSREQDATYEKWRRALSLPTVRGLVVGRSLLYPPDGDVAAAVDTAVGLL; from the coding sequence TTGAGCCTCACTATCTCCGACCTCACCGCCGTGCGATCGAGCCACCCCGAAGCAATCGCCGAGGCCGCCGCCCGGCGGGTCCGCCGCCCGCTGGTGGGCGACGGCGGACGACTGATGATCGTCGCGGCCGACCATCCGGCGCGCGGAGCCCTCGCCGTCGGGGGACAGCGGCTCGCCATGGCCAACCGCAACGAGCTGCTCGACCGCCTCACCATCGCCCTGTCCCGGCCGGGCGTGGACGGCGTGCTCGCCACCGCCGACATCCTTGACGACCTGCTCCTGCTGGGCGCCCTCGACAACAAGGTGGTGCTGTGCTCGATGAACCGGGGCGGGCTGGCCGGCTCGTCCTTCGAGCTGGACGACCGGTTCACCGGCTATCGCCCGCAGGACATCGAGCGGCACCGCTTCGACGGCGGCAAGCTGCTGCTGCGGATCGACTACGACGACACCGGCTCGCTGGCGACCATGGAGTCGGCGGCTCGGGCGATCGACGAGATGGCGGAGCGGCGGCTGCCGGTCTTCGTCGAGCCATTCATCTCGCGGCGCGTGGACGGCCGGGTGTGCAACGACCTCAGCGGCGAGGCCGTCGCCACCGCGATCGCGGTGGCCTCCGGCCTTGGCGGCACCTCGGCCTACACCTGGCTGAAGCTGCCGGTCACCGCCGATCTTGACGACATGGCCGAGGCGGTGGAGAGCTCCACACTGCCCGCTGTGGTGCTGGGCGGCGAGGTCAGCAGGGAACAGGACGCCACCTACGAGAAGTGGCGCAGGGCGCTTTCGCTGCCCACCGTGCGCGGACTGGTCGTGGGCCGCTCCCTGCTCTATCCGCCGGACGGCGACGTGGCGGCGGCGGTCGACACGGCCGTCGGGCTGCTTTGA